A region of Candidatus Saccharimonadales bacterium DNA encodes the following proteins:
- the infC gene encoding translation initiation factor IF-3 → MLDFLTGSNKEYSISTKDNTRVNDSIRASELRVIDENGEQVGVISRQEALSRAQAAGLDLVEVSPQAEPPVARIVDWGKYVYQKQKQQQKSRKKQKSQDLKQVRLGLKIGIHDFNIKLKKVKEFLDDGHKVRISAVFKGREMAHRELGYDLLDRVLKTVEDSAVVEQEPQMAGRFLSMQIRRK, encoded by the coding sequence CTGCTAGACTTTCTAACGGGTAGCAATAAGGAGTATTCAATTAGTACAAAGGACAATACGCGCGTAAACGACTCTATCCGAGCTTCAGAGCTTCGTGTTATCGATGAGAACGGTGAACAAGTTGGGGTCATATCCAGACAGGAAGCCCTAAGCCGCGCGCAGGCCGCTGGATTGGACTTGGTCGAAGTATCGCCTCAAGCCGAGCCACCTGTTGCCAGAATTGTCGACTGGGGCAAATACGTCTACCAAAAACAAAAACAACAGCAAAAAAGCCGGAAGAAACAAAAAAGCCAGGACCTAAAGCAAGTACGACTAGGTCTTAAGATTGGTATACATGATTTCAATATCAAACTGAAGAAAGTGAAAGAGTTTCTGGACGATGGCCACAAAGTTAGGATATCGGCCGTCTTCAAGGGCCGGGAAATGGCTCACCGAGAACTCGGCTACGATTTGCTTGACAGAGTGCTAAAAACCGTAGAAGATAGTGCGGTTGTCGAACAAGAGCCCCAGATGGCGGGGCGCTTTCTCAGCATGCAAATTAGAAGGAAATAG
- the miaA gene encoding tRNA (adenosine(37)-N6)-dimethylallyltransferase MiaA, with the protein MTDKPSISNARLTAASTKPLVVIVGETGSGKSLLALKLATLHNGEIICADSRTIYKGMDIGTAKPSKADQAKVRHHLLDIVQPNEIFTVADFKHRAVNVINEIRQSGRLPIMVGGSGLYVDSVIFDYAFRSRYNIKIRQELSKKNLMELRQLAVDEGFTTYYNSSNRRHLVRLLESGESTNNDRAQLINNVVIIGLSLNRARLRANLKARVETMFRAGLRREVEDLVKKYGWQQEALSGIGYREFEPYYQKKISMSDVKRNIFQHSLNYAKRQRTWFKRNSEIKWFDSHHKVSRYLKKQLQTKYN; encoded by the coding sequence ATGACCGATAAACCGTCCATTTCTAATGCTCGACTGACAGCCGCATCGACAAAGCCGTTGGTTGTTATTGTCGGCGAAACCGGCAGCGGTAAATCGTTACTGGCCTTAAAATTGGCAACGCTACATAACGGTGAAATAATTTGCGCTGACTCCAGAACCATTTATAAAGGTATGGATATAGGCACCGCTAAACCCAGCAAGGCCGATCAGGCTAAGGTAAGGCACCACCTGCTTGATATCGTCCAGCCAAACGAAATTTTTACCGTAGCTGATTTTAAGCATCGGGCTGTCAATGTCATTAATGAAATCAGGCAAAGCGGCCGCCTGCCCATTATGGTAGGCGGTAGCGGTCTGTACGTCGACTCGGTCATATTCGACTATGCTTTTAGAAGTCGATATAACATCAAAATCAGGCAAGAATTATCGAAAAAGAACCTTATGGAGCTTAGACAATTGGCGGTTGATGAGGGATTTACAACATATTATAACAGCAGTAATAGGCGTCATTTAGTCAGGCTTTTAGAATCTGGTGAGTCAACAAACAACGACAGAGCCCAGTTAATAAACAATGTTGTAATTATTGGCCTTTCACTTAATCGAGCACGGCTCAGAGCCAACCTGAAGGCCCGAGTAGAGACGATGTTCAGGGCCGGTTTACGACGGGAAGTAGAAGACCTCGTAAAAAAGTATGGTTGGCAGCAAGAGGCTTTAAGCGGCATCGGTTACCGCGAATTTGAGCCATACTACCAAAAAAAGATTAGCATGTCTGACGTCAAACGGAATATATTTCAACACAGTTTAAACTATGCTAAACGACAGCGAACTTGGTTTAAGCGCAATTCCGAAATCAAGTGGTTTGACAGCCACCATAAAGTCAGTCGATATCTTAAGAAACAGTTACAAACCAAGTATAATTGA
- a CDS encoding glutamine amidotransferase — MAVKIINLAQLYPREMNIYGDTGNIKVLLWRLQHRGFKTALRPLNIGDKLPADTDIIVGGGGQDSGQGKIMPDLLKKGDELRAMAGDGVTMLLVCGLYQLFGHRFVTDEQQEIKGISVFDAETLAGQRRLIGNIVVQSPFGRLVGFENHSGLTKLANDQLPLGKVIKGQGNDGSSGKEGAVMHNVFGTYLHGPILPKNPRFADELLLRAIKRRYGASDLSEIDDSLALRAADIAAKRP; from the coding sequence ATGGCAGTAAAGATTATTAATTTAGCCCAGCTTTATCCTCGTGAGATGAACATCTATGGAGACACCGGCAACATCAAAGTCCTTCTTTGGCGGCTTCAGCACCGGGGTTTTAAAACCGCCCTCAGGCCGCTTAATATCGGTGATAAGTTACCGGCTGATACCGATATTATTGTGGGTGGTGGCGGACAGGACTCAGGCCAGGGTAAGATCATGCCGGACCTGCTTAAAAAAGGGGATGAGCTAAGGGCGATGGCGGGTGATGGGGTGACTATGCTTTTAGTCTGCGGCTTGTACCAGCTGTTTGGGCACCGTTTTGTAACTGACGAGCAACAAGAAATTAAGGGCATATCGGTTTTCGACGCCGAAACCTTGGCTGGCCAACGGCGGTTAATCGGTAACATTGTGGTTCAGTCGCCCTTTGGCCGATTGGTTGGCTTCGAAAACCATAGTGGATTGACCAAACTGGCAAACGATCAATTACCGCTCGGCAAGGTCATAAAAGGCCAAGGTAACGATGGTTCATCCGGAAAAGAAGGTGCGGTAATGCACAATGTTTTTGGTACCTATCTGCACGGACCAATCTTGCCAAAAAATCCCAGATTTGCCGACGAGTTGTTATTAAGAGCGATCAAACGGCGTTACGGCGCGAGTGATTTATCCGAGATTGATGATTCGCTGGCGCTTAGAGCGGCTGATATCGCGGCCAAACGGCCCTGA
- the rpmB gene encoding 50S ribosomal protein L28 codes for MAQKCDITGKGKQFGHNVPFSQKKTKKVWKPNLQKKTFMMDGKKVTMKLSTQAIRTLKKKGVLQNAK; via the coding sequence ATGGCACAGAAATGCGATATCACCGGCAAAGGCAAACAATTTGGGCACAATGTTCCGTTTTCCCAGAAAAAGACTAAAAAAGTCTGGAAGCCAAACTTACAGAAGAAAACTTTCATGATGGATGGCAAGAAAGTTACTATGAAATTATCCACCCAAGCTATCCGTACGCTTAAGAAAAAAGGTGTTCTTCAAAACGCCAAGTAA
- a CDS encoding MurT ligase domain-containing protein: MKFWQRITVLFAKTVIIGLRLIGRHGTALPGLVAERLYPGLLSKLIGQLEQGVVLITGTNGKTTTAKIARTLLEHRNLRVLSNRSGSNFTRGILASVMEQATWSGRLEFDIAVFEVDEAYARLVAREVKPVVIVVLNVMRDQLDRYGEIDKTAKLIGQALEQSHAAVLNANDRPVADLGTKLNDDKRTTYFGVSPQLQTLLPSDEGLLVGPMKSHRQPSPDVLLRQFDVSGQAEFLADGLSHKTNLQFSGIHNAQNATAALALINHLYGAIDPGDMIALSRVRPAFGRGEEVIIHGVKARLALIKNPSGFNQNLKAFCQPKVGGVLIIINDRYADSRDVSWLWDVDLSPLSQIAGRITVSGARAYDMALRLQYEGMLSDPEMSLSSALKRAIDATPLTKELLILPTYTAMLEARRLLSKTAELEKIWQ; the protein is encoded by the coding sequence ATGAAATTTTGGCAGCGTATTACAGTTCTATTTGCGAAAACGGTTATCATCGGCCTGCGCTTGATTGGCCGTCACGGCACCGCCTTGCCCGGCCTGGTTGCTGAGCGGCTGTATCCTGGACTGTTAAGCAAGCTGATAGGCCAGTTAGAGCAAGGTGTAGTTTTAATAACTGGCACTAACGGCAAGACCACAACTGCGAAGATTGCCCGTACTTTGCTAGAGCACCGTAACTTAAGGGTTCTCTCCAACCGTTCTGGTAGCAACTTTACCAGGGGAATTCTAGCCAGCGTTATGGAACAAGCTACATGGAGCGGGCGGCTGGAGTTTGATATCGCCGTTTTTGAAGTCGACGAAGCCTATGCTCGATTGGTCGCTCGAGAAGTCAAACCGGTCGTCATTGTCGTCTTGAATGTTATGCGGGACCAGTTAGATCGGTATGGAGAGATTGATAAAACGGCTAAGTTGATTGGCCAAGCGCTCGAGCAGTCACACGCGGCGGTACTCAACGCCAATGATCGGCCCGTGGCCGACCTCGGAACTAAACTAAATGATGATAAAAGAACAACGTATTTTGGAGTTTCACCCCAGTTACAAACACTCTTACCGTCGGACGAGGGTTTGTTGGTTGGTCCCATGAAAAGTCATCGACAGCCGTCACCAGACGTACTGCTTAGGCAGTTTGATGTAAGCGGCCAAGCCGAATTTTTGGCTGACGGGTTGTCGCACAAGACAAACTTACAATTTTCAGGTATCCATAATGCCCAGAACGCGACCGCGGCCCTGGCATTGATAAATCATCTCTATGGCGCCATAGACCCGGGGGATATGATAGCTTTGAGCCGGGTACGACCAGCCTTTGGTCGGGGCGAGGAAGTAATCATTCATGGTGTCAAAGCCCGGCTAGCCCTAATAAAAAACCCCAGTGGCTTCAACCAAAACCTAAAAGCCTTCTGCCAGCCGAAAGTCGGCGGTGTTTTAATTATCATAAATGACCGTTACGCCGACAGCCGCGACGTGTCCTGGTTGTGGGATGTGGACTTGTCACCCCTGTCTCAGATAGCGGGCCGGATTACGGTGAGCGGTGCCAGGGCATACGATATGGCTTTGCGGCTGCAATATGAGGGTATGTTATCGGACCCCGAGATGTCACTAAGCTCAGCTCTAAAACGGGCAATCGATGCCACACCGCTAACAAAAGAACTATTGATTCTGCCGACTTACACCGCGATGCTTGAAGCTAGAAGGCTACTATCCAAAACGGCCGAATTAGAGAAAATATGGCAGTAA
- a CDS encoding MBL fold metallo-hydrolase, which yields MEISFLGANALALNTKTAKIIVDPAVPGLKVDAAKADIILLTQPFDISPKESQLVINTPGEYEAKTISIKGIASRAHVEDDGQQGATIYRIDTPAARVGIVGHIHPSLSDEQLEALGTLDVLIVPVGGHGYTLDAEGAAQVVRAIEPRVVIPTHFADKSIKYEVPQSELKEFTDELGVPLQEEQRYKIKPGSLPEQLTVVVLSRTS from the coding sequence GTGGAAATTTCGTTTTTAGGCGCCAATGCGCTAGCGCTCAATACCAAAACGGCTAAAATAATCGTCGACCCAGCGGTGCCGGGCTTGAAAGTCGACGCCGCAAAAGCTGATATCATCTTGTTGACTCAACCATTTGACATCAGCCCAAAAGAGAGCCAGCTGGTCATAAATACGCCCGGTGAATATGAAGCCAAAACCATATCAATCAAAGGCATTGCCTCGCGGGCTCATGTAGAAGACGACGGCCAGCAAGGCGCGACTATTTATCGAATCGACACCCCAGCAGCCCGGGTCGGCATAGTCGGTCACATCCATCCCAGTTTGTCAGACGAACAACTTGAGGCTCTGGGGACACTTGACGTTTTGATAGTCCCGGTTGGCGGGCACGGCTACACGCTCGACGCTGAAGGTGCCGCCCAAGTTGTACGTGCCATTGAACCTCGGGTGGTCATTCCTACCCATTTTGCCGACAAGTCGATCAAGTACGAAGTCCCCCAGTCCGAACTAAAGGAGTTTACCGATGAGCTCGGAGTTCCACTGCAGGAAGAACAGCGTTACAAAATAAAGCCCGGCTCGTTACCCGAGCAGCTAACAGTAGTTGTTTTGAGCCGGACCAGCTAA
- a CDS encoding transcriptional regulator produces the protein MSNPNRAFYVREITRKIDEQINSVRRELANLLNIGIIKSEESENKLYYEVNQKYPHYASLKSIFTNKKAMAQSEFKLPQSGIAAKLSELGSVELAILSGTFTRDDQAGADLLIVGDVNRSKLAKLIQELQEEEGRELDFAVMYPEDFDYRLSVKDRFIINLLGSKKTIVIDTKSRIKQE, from the coding sequence ATGAGTAATCCCAACCGGGCATTTTATGTCCGTGAAATTACTCGGAAAATTGACGAGCAAATAAACTCGGTTCGGCGTGAACTTGCTAACCTGCTTAACATTGGCATAATTAAGTCTGAAGAGAGTGAAAACAAACTTTATTACGAGGTTAATCAAAAATATCCTCATTACGCTTCGCTCAAATCAATCTTCACCAACAAAAAAGCTATGGCCCAAAGCGAATTTAAGCTACCACAAAGCGGTATCGCGGCAAAACTGTCTGAGCTAGGATCGGTCGAGCTGGCGATTTTAAGCGGTACGTTTACGCGAGACGACCAGGCTGGCGCCGATCTATTGATAGTAGGTGATGTTAATCGAAGCAAATTAGCTAAGTTAATCCAAGAACTTCAGGAAGAAGAAGGCCGCGAACTGGACTTTGCGGTCATGTATCCGGAGGATTTTGACTACCGTCTGAGTGTTAAAGACCGGTTTATTATTAATTTATTGGGTTCTAAAAAGACTATCGTGATCGATACAAAATCACGCATAAAACAGGAGTAG
- a CDS encoding threonine--tRNA ligase, with product VQIFASQQRSYRDLPIRYMENTTDYRDEKSGELHGLSRVRSLTQDDSHVFCTDDQLEQEVGRLLKAAKTMYSELAIALKFRLSYRDDSDAYLGDSGLWQHSQAILKKLADNNKLDYYEQAGEAAFYGPKIDFIAIDALGREWQVATVQLDFVQPQRFNLNYTDADGQAQIPVMIHCALLGTIERFLSVYIEHTAGRFPFWLAPEQIRILTVNDSVKAYVKEVSNRLNDVVLMKPLKYNELRFEVDDRNESLGKKIREAEESKVPVIIILGPKDQSVKKVSIRLNNKEQTVGLERLDELLLKL from the coding sequence CGTTCAGATCTTTGCCTCACAACAGCGGAGTTATAGAGACTTGCCAATCAGGTACATGGAGAACACGACGGACTATCGGGATGAAAAATCCGGCGAACTGCATGGTCTCAGCCGGGTGCGGTCATTAACCCAAGACGACAGCCATGTCTTTTGCACCGATGACCAGCTTGAACAAGAAGTCGGACGATTGCTTAAAGCCGCCAAGACCATGTACTCGGAGCTTGCCATTGCTCTTAAATTCCGTCTGTCGTACCGTGACGACAGCGATGCCTATCTGGGCGATAGTGGTCTGTGGCAGCACTCGCAGGCAATCCTCAAAAAATTGGCCGACAACAACAAGCTCGATTATTACGAACAGGCCGGTGAGGCCGCCTTTTACGGGCCGAAAATCGACTTTATCGCCATCGACGCTCTGGGGCGGGAGTGGCAGGTGGCTACCGTTCAGTTGGATTTCGTCCAGCCCCAACGATTCAACTTAAACTACACCGATGCCGACGGCCAAGCACAGATACCGGTCATGATCCACTGCGCCTTGCTCGGCACGATCGAACGTTTTTTAAGCGTGTATATCGAACACACCGCCGGCCGATTCCCGTTTTGGCTGGCACCTGAGCAGATTAGAATTTTGACGGTTAACGATAGCGTCAAGGCTTACGTCAAAGAGGTGTCTAACCGGCTAAACGACGTAGTTTTAATGAAACCGCTTAAATACAATGAGCTACGTTTCGAGGTGGACGATCGCAACGAGTCTTTGGGCAAGAAAATCCGCGAAGCCGAGGAGTCCAAGGTGCCGGTCATTATTATTCTCGGGCCCAAAGACCAGTCGGTTAAGAAAGTCAGCATCAGACTAAATAATAAAGAGCAAACGGTGGGCTTAGAGCGGCTGGACGAGCTGCTTCTTAAGCTGTGA
- a CDS encoding YifB family Mg chelatase-like AAA ATPase, whose amino-acid sequence MVAQVKSSAPLGLKGVPVEIECDLNNGLPSITIVGLGAKAIDEARERVKSALLNSGLELPRKRITINLSPADLPKDGASYDLPIAISILLASQQIENDLTTTAFVGELALDGRIKSVPGIIIHAEAAKLSGCKYLFVPADNVYQASLVKGIELLPVQELKQIYRHLTGTVVLQPHRSGALKLESPSAAESDFAEISGQQVAKRALEIAAAGHHNVLMTGPPGTGKTMLAKALPTILPPLEEKDIIDLTNIYSLARNLSEDIIINRPFRSPHHTASQISIVGGGKDALPGEISLAHKGVLFMDELPEYPRSVTEVLRQPLEDKVVDIARANRRVRYPADFMFVATQNPCPCGYYGDETRACVCTAYQINQYQKRISGPLLDRIDLIIQVDRVGSGRVLSNDSRAETSAAVQQRVVRARSHQLKRNGGLANSQLPAKFLRNSLKANSETLSLLESAVDKLDLSPRAAIRTLRVARTIADLDSSAEIAPRHASEALQYRLRDMALA is encoded by the coding sequence ATGGTAGCCCAGGTTAAATCGTCTGCCCCACTTGGACTAAAGGGAGTACCGGTCGAGATAGAATGTGATTTAAATAATGGCTTGCCCAGCATTACCATCGTCGGCCTGGGGGCAAAAGCCATCGACGAGGCTCGTGAACGAGTTAAAAGCGCCTTGTTAAATTCCGGGCTTGAACTGCCCAGAAAACGAATAACAATAAATCTGTCGCCAGCCGACTTGCCAAAGGATGGCGCAAGTTATGATTTACCAATTGCTATATCAATCTTGCTGGCGTCACAACAAATTGAAAACGATCTCACGACGACAGCCTTCGTCGGCGAGCTAGCGCTTGACGGTCGGATCAAATCTGTTCCCGGCATAATCATCCATGCCGAGGCCGCCAAGCTCAGTGGCTGTAAATACTTATTTGTCCCAGCCGATAACGTTTATCAGGCCTCGTTAGTAAAAGGAATCGAACTTCTGCCAGTGCAGGAGCTAAAACAGATTTATCGTCACTTAACCGGTACGGTGGTTCTCCAACCTCATAGATCTGGCGCTTTAAAACTTGAGTCGCCGTCTGCGGCAGAAAGCGATTTTGCCGAGATTAGCGGACAGCAGGTGGCCAAACGAGCGCTAGAGATAGCAGCGGCGGGACATCACAACGTTTTGATGACCGGTCCGCCCGGAACTGGCAAGACTATGCTGGCCAAGGCCCTGCCGACCATCCTTCCGCCGCTAGAAGAGAAAGATATTATTGATTTGACTAATATTTATAGTCTAGCCAGAAACTTGAGTGAGGATATTATCATAAATCGCCCCTTTCGCTCGCCGCACCATACAGCCAGCCAAATATCAATTGTTGGCGGCGGCAAAGACGCTTTACCGGGTGAAATCAGTTTAGCCCACAAGGGTGTTTTGTTTATGGATGAATTACCGGAGTACCCCCGATCAGTAACAGAGGTGTTGCGGCAGCCACTGGAAGATAAGGTAGTCGACATAGCCAGAGCTAATCGCCGGGTCCGTTATCCGGCTGATTTTATGTTCGTGGCCACGCAAAACCCCTGTCCTTGTGGCTATTACGGCGATGAGACGCGAGCCTGTGTCTGTACGGCTTATCAGATAAATCAGTACCAAAAACGAATCTCCGGGCCCCTATTAGACAGAATTGACCTCATAATTCAAGTCGACCGGGTAGGCAGCGGCCGAGTACTCAGCAACGACAGCCGGGCTGAAACCAGCGCGGCCGTCCAACAGCGTGTCGTTAGGGCCAGGAGTCATCAATTAAAGCGAAACGGCGGTCTGGCTAACTCCCAGCTGCCGGCGAAGTTCCTCCGAAACAGCCTGAAGGCTAATAGTGAAACCCTATCGTTACTCGAATCGGCCGTGGATAAGCTCGACCTATCTCCTCGAGCAGCCATAAGAACACTCCGAGTAGCAAGAACTATAGCCGATCTAGATTCCTCGGCCGAAATAGCGCCGCGTCACGCTAGCGAGGCCCTTCAGTACCGCTTACGGGACATGGCTTTGGCTTAA
- a CDS encoding ribonuclease HI family protein, with protein sequence MTTVEQNTTTHDHLQIFTDGGSRGNPGPSASGYVIMTSQGDLLDQGGEYLGVTTNNQAEYQAVKLALEKAAEFKPKKIEFFIDSELVVKQMNGQYRIKNRDLWPIHAAIKQQVAQYQLVSFVHVRRELNKLADKEVNKILDEQAA encoded by the coding sequence ATGACAACTGTAGAGCAAAACACAACAACACATGACCATTTGCAAATTTTCACCGATGGTGGATCGAGAGGAAACCCCGGTCCGTCGGCATCTGGTTATGTCATTATGACTAGTCAAGGCGACCTGCTCGACCAAGGTGGAGAGTACTTGGGCGTCACCACTAATAACCAGGCCGAATATCAAGCCGTTAAGTTGGCTCTTGAAAAAGCGGCGGAATTTAAGCCTAAGAAAATTGAGTTTTTTATCGACAGTGAGCTAGTCGTCAAACAAATGAATGGTCAATACCGAATTAAAAACCGGGACTTATGGCCTATACACGCGGCCATAAAACAGCAGGTAGCCCAGTATCAATTAGTTAGTTTTGTCCATGTCAGGCGGGAGCTTAACAAGCTGGCCGATAAGGAGGTCAATAAAATATTGGACGAGCAGGCTGCTTGA
- a CDS encoding polyphenol oxidase family protein — protein MRGSELFPASGVWQATSDKRDGHTSFGHINEQQTNDNINRFLARLDWPIKGYAFMRIGHEPGNIYDAVEIVDRLDKTRPKINRQSAPIVDAVVTNLPNVALILPTADCYAVTIHDPINRVLALAHMGWQSTDARLLIKLVDQMRARFDSNPTNLLAHFGPGIPAKYYVFKAVSQVRDPDWKDYLLKDKAGYHIDLKGFNINQLTNLGVNRQNIDLDPRNTVEAPELESNFIHNQAKLSTARRFLNIVMMSR, from the coding sequence ATGAGAGGATCTGAATTATTTCCGGCCAGTGGTGTTTGGCAAGCAACTTCCGATAAAAGAGATGGGCACACGAGCTTCGGCCATATCAACGAGCAGCAGACTAACGACAACATTAATCGCTTCTTGGCGCGGCTAGACTGGCCGATAAAGGGCTATGCCTTTATGAGAATCGGCCATGAACCTGGAAACATCTACGACGCGGTTGAAATCGTCGACAGGCTCGACAAGACCCGCCCTAAGATTAACCGACAATCGGCGCCGATTGTTGACGCCGTTGTTACCAATTTGCCAAACGTGGCTTTAATCCTACCCACGGCAGATTGCTACGCTGTCACCATACATGATCCCATTAACCGAGTATTAGCGCTGGCGCATATGGGATGGCAATCGACAGACGCCAGACTGCTGATAAAGCTAGTTGATCAAATGCGCGCCCGGTTTGATAGCAATCCGACTAATCTACTGGCTCATTTCGGCCCGGGTATCCCGGCTAAATACTACGTTTTTAAAGCGGTTTCCCAGGTTAGAGACCCGGATTGGAAAGACTATTTATTAAAAGACAAGGCAGGCTACCATATCGACCTGAAAGGCTTTAATATTAATCAGCTAACCAATCTAGGCGTAAATCGGCAAAATATCGACCTCGACCCCAGAAATACCGTCGAGGCACCCGAGCTGGAATCAAACTTTATCCATAACCAAGCAAAGTTATCGACTGCCCGACGATTTTTGAACATCGTCATGATGAGCCGGTAG
- the rplT gene encoding 50S ribosomal protein L20 codes for MRTTSAVARAKRVKKIKKATKGMSKTRQKNLRMGRQAIVRSLQYQYRDRRNKKRDFRSLWISRINAAARENGATYGKLMAGLKKLDLNLNRKILAELAVNEPRAFADIVKKAVKS; via the coding sequence ATGCGTACCACGTCGGCAGTTGCCCGAGCCAAACGGGTTAAGAAGATAAAAAAAGCCACTAAAGGCATGTCCAAGACCAGGCAAAAGAACCTCAGGATGGGCCGGCAGGCCATTGTCAGGTCTTTACAATATCAATACCGTGACCGTCGTAATAAAAAGCGCGATTTTCGTTCTCTCTGGATCAGCCGGATTAATGCCGCGGCGCGAGAAAATGGCGCGACGTACGGTAAATTGATGGCTGGTTTAAAAAAGCTTGATCTTAATTTAAACCGTAAAATATTGGCCGAGCTGGCGGTAAATGAACCGCGAGCTTTTGCTGATATAGTTAAAAAAGCAGTCAAAAGTTAA
- a CDS encoding MGMT family protein gives MSDFKDDVYDLVSIIPEGKVMTYGQIAALCGRPQAARIVGGLAHFGPPELPWQRVVNKNGGLASGYYGGKPGHKQDLTAEGVIVDNNYQIEINKYIWWPPPREQK, from the coding sequence GTGAGCGATTTTAAAGACGACGTTTACGACTTAGTCTCAATCATCCCAGAGGGCAAAGTAATGACTTACGGCCAGATTGCCGCCCTGTGCGGCCGTCCACAGGCTGCCCGCATTGTCGGCGGATTGGCGCATTTTGGACCGCCAGAGCTGCCGTGGCAACGTGTTGTAAATAAAAACGGCGGTCTAGCCTCTGGTTACTATGGCGGTAAGCCAGGCCACAAACAGGATCTAACGGCTGAAGGAGTAATCGTCGATAACAACTATCAAATCGAAATTAATAAGTATATTTGGTGGCCACCGCCAAGAGAACAAAAGTAG
- a CDS encoding site-2 protease family protein, whose product MIELIIIIGGILLSITIHEAVHAFTSHWLGDDTAMRLGRLTLNPLAHIDPFSTILLPLVLVALNFPPFAAAKPVPFNPSRVRGGEYGAALVGVAGPLSNLLIAVLVGLWGRYFIGFDGGVVSDILGLLVQLNLALFVFNMIPWPPLDGSRLLYAFAPDGLRRIMSQIESLGLAGIGVFMFAIFPLLSLTFVRAVEVSYELITGVHLL is encoded by the coding sequence ATGATTGAACTTATTATTATCATAGGCGGCATTTTATTGTCGATTACCATCCACGAGGCCGTTCATGCTTTCACCAGTCATTGGCTAGGCGATGACACCGCTATGCGCTTGGGTCGTTTAACCCTTAACCCCCTGGCCCATATTGACCCTTTTTCGACTATCCTCTTGCCTCTTGTTCTGGTGGCTTTAAACTTCCCACCGTTTGCGGCAGCTAAACCGGTGCCGTTTAATCCCAGCCGGGTCAGGGGTGGCGAGTACGGTGCGGCGCTAGTCGGCGTTGCCGGGCCGCTGTCTAATTTGCTGATCGCAGTTTTGGTGGGCTTGTGGGGCAGGTATTTTATTGGGTTTGACGGCGGGGTGGTATCAGACATTCTTGGTCTGTTAGTCCAGCTAAACTTGGCTCTTTTTGTCTTTAATATGATTCCTTGGCCGCCGCTCGACGGTTCGCGTCTGCTGTATGCCTTTGCCCCTGATGGCCTGAGGCGGATAATGTCCCAAATAGAAAGCTTGGGTCTAGCTGGTATTGGTGTGTTTATGTTCGCGATCTTTCCTCTGTTATCGCTGACGTTTGTAAGGGCCGTAGAAGTATCATACGAGCTTATCACTGGCGTACATTTGCTATAA
- the rpmI gene encoding 50S ribosomal protein L35, with protein sequence MPKLKVHSGFKKRVKITGSGKLIRRRAWRNHNLSKKRGSRRRLYAKDYKFDPSDIQNVKRQLGI encoded by the coding sequence ATGCCCAAGCTCAAAGTACATAGTGGATTTAAGAAAAGAGTCAAGATAACCGGCTCCGGTAAGCTAATCCGGCGGCGCGCGTGGCGCAATCATAACCTCAGTAAAAAACGCGGTTCCCGGCGGCGGTTGTACGCCAAAGATTACAAGTTCGACCCCAGTGATATTCAAAACGTGAAACGTCAGTTAGGAATTTAA